Proteins from a single region of Haloterrigena alkaliphila:
- a CDS encoding poly(R)-hydroxyalkanoic acid synthase subunit PhaE — MANSQLQVQNWNAFIEQWNEQFLEALEDNMVAQSQFVESWTEAVGEFSEDSGISHGVEGYARAYERWMNASHQMVERMNDQLEGEDVDVEEFRDIWLNTANEAFKDVMSTTAFAEMVGETVGDVLEFQQQADEASQQMLRSLGFTTKDDVVEIGDRLVEVERRQHAVEQKCDRILDHLEDKQ; from the coding sequence ATGGCCAATTCACAACTCCAGGTGCAGAACTGGAACGCGTTCATCGAACAATGGAATGAGCAGTTCCTCGAGGCCCTCGAAGATAACATGGTGGCTCAGTCTCAGTTCGTCGAGAGTTGGACCGAAGCCGTCGGCGAATTCAGCGAGGACTCCGGGATCTCCCACGGCGTCGAGGGCTACGCCCGCGCCTACGAGAGGTGGATGAACGCCTCCCACCAGATGGTCGAGCGGATGAACGACCAACTCGAGGGAGAGGACGTCGACGTCGAGGAGTTCCGTGATATCTGGCTCAATACTGCTAACGAGGCATTCAAAGACGTCATGTCGACGACCGCGTTCGCCGAGATGGTCGGTGAGACCGTCGGCGATGTCCTCGAATTTCAGCAACAGGCCGACGAGGCCTCCCAGCAGATGCTCCGGTCGCTTGGCTTCACCACCAAGGATGATGTCGTCGAAATCGGTGACCGACTGGTCGAAGTCGAACGCCGCCAACACGCCGTCGAACAGAAATGCGATCGAATTCTCGATCACCTAGAAGACAAGCAATGA
- the ilvC gene encoding ketol-acid reductoisomerase — MENEFTTEIYYDDDADVSTLNDTVAVLGYGSQGHAHAQNLHDSGVDVVVGLHEGSSSRDAAESDGLTVKTPADAVAKASYVSVLVPDTVQPTVYENAIEPNLEAGDTLQFAHGLNIHYNQIQPSEDINVTMVAPKSPGHLVRRNYNNDEGTPGLLAIYQDMTGEATDEALAYAKAIGCTRAGVIETTFQEEVESDLFGEQAVLCGGVTALIKAGYETLVDNGYSPEMAYFECLNEMKLIVDLIYEDGLNGMWDSVSYTAEYGGMTRGDDIIDEKVRENMEETLEEIQNGEFAREWILENQAGRPSYNQLRKAEKNHEIEEVGEQLRDLFSWAEEE, encoded by the coding sequence ATGGAAAACGAATTTACGACCGAGATCTATTACGACGATGACGCAGATGTGTCAACGCTTAACGACACTGTGGCCGTGCTCGGCTATGGCAGTCAAGGGCACGCGCATGCGCAGAACCTCCACGATAGTGGGGTTGACGTTGTCGTCGGCCTGCATGAAGGATCATCCTCACGTGATGCCGCCGAATCCGACGGTCTCACGGTCAAGACGCCCGCTGACGCGGTCGCAAAGGCATCTTACGTCTCCGTTCTTGTCCCTGACACGGTCCAGCCGACCGTCTACGAGAACGCCATCGAACCCAACCTCGAGGCAGGCGATACGCTGCAGTTCGCCCATGGGCTTAACATCCACTATAACCAGATCCAGCCGTCAGAAGATATCAACGTGACGATGGTCGCGCCCAAGAGTCCAGGCCACCTTGTTCGCCGAAACTACAATAACGACGAGGGAACACCTGGTTTGCTTGCAATTTATCAAGACATGACCGGCGAAGCTACTGATGAGGCGCTCGCCTACGCAAAAGCAATTGGCTGCACCCGTGCAGGCGTTATCGAAACTACGTTCCAAGAGGAAGTGGAGTCTGATCTGTTCGGAGAACAGGCCGTTCTGTGTGGCGGTGTCACAGCTCTCATCAAGGCAGGGTACGAGACGCTCGTTGACAATGGATATAGCCCAGAGATGGCCTACTTTGAGTGTCTCAACGAAATGAAGCTCATTGTCGACCTAATATACGAAGACGGACTCAATGGTATGTGGGACTCAGTCTCCTACACAGCCGAATATGGCGGCATGACTCGCGGTGACGATATTATTGACGAAAAGGTTCGTGAGAATATGGAAGAGACTCTGGAGGAAATACAGAATGGTGAATTCGCGCGTGAGTGGATCTTGGAGAACCAAGCCGGTCGTCCCAGTTATAATCAACTTCGGAAGGCTGAGAAGAATCATGAAATAGAGGAAGTCGGCGAGCAGTTACGTGATTTATTTAGTTGGGCTGAGGAAGAATAG
- a CDS encoding zinc-binding dehydrogenase, whose product MQAVQFAEHGDRDVIEYGEYPDPEVDRDEVLVDIKAAALNHLDIWTRRGMPGIDLEMPHIPGSDGAGVVEEIGEDVTRFDEGDHVALSAGVGDLRMDDPTLDPRFHIIGEHVTGVHSEYASIPEDNLIPVPDHVDWTVAGSSSLVFQTAWRMLIERADLEAGESVLVLGASGGVGHAALQIADYAGAEVYATGSTEEKLEYAEDRGADHVCNYEEEDFADWVLEETDGRGVDVVVEHVGAPTWRNSLKSLTKGGRLVTCGGTGGGNPETDIPRIFWNQLQIIGSTMATPNQVDDVMELVWNGTFEPVIREELPMSETARAHEIIENREGFGKVVVRPDSEL is encoded by the coding sequence ATGCAGGCAGTCCAATTCGCGGAACACGGCGACAGGGACGTCATTGAGTACGGCGAGTATCCAGACCCTGAGGTCGATCGGGACGAGGTCCTGGTCGACATCAAGGCGGCCGCGCTCAACCACTTGGACATCTGGACGCGACGGGGGATGCCCGGAATCGACCTTGAGATGCCACACATCCCGGGCAGCGACGGTGCCGGTGTCGTCGAGGAGATCGGCGAGGACGTGACCCGCTTCGACGAAGGAGATCACGTTGCGCTCTCGGCCGGTGTTGGCGATCTGCGAATGGACGATCCGACGCTCGACCCGCGCTTCCACATCATCGGCGAGCACGTCACTGGCGTTCACTCCGAGTACGCTTCAATTCCCGAGGACAACCTGATTCCCGTCCCCGACCACGTCGACTGGACGGTCGCCGGGTCGAGCAGTCTTGTCTTCCAGACCGCTTGGAGGATGCTGATCGAGCGCGCCGACCTCGAGGCCGGCGAGTCGGTACTCGTGCTAGGCGCCAGCGGCGGGGTCGGCCACGCTGCCCTCCAGATCGCCGACTACGCGGGTGCGGAGGTGTACGCGACCGGGAGTACCGAGGAGAAGCTTGAGTACGCCGAGGACCGCGGCGCGGACCACGTCTGTAACTATGAGGAGGAGGACTTCGCGGACTGGGTCCTCGAGGAGACCGATGGCCGCGGGGTCGACGTCGTCGTCGAACACGTCGGTGCCCCCACCTGGCGGAACTCGCTCAAGAGTCTGACTAAGGGCGGGCGGCTCGTTACCTGCGGTGGTACCGGCGGCGGCAACCCGGAGACGGACATCCCGCGCATCTTTTGGAACCAGCTCCAGATCATCGGTTCGACGATGGCCACACCCAACCAGGTCGACGACGTGATGGAACTCGTCTGGAACGGTACCTTCGAGCCCGTGATCCGCGAGGAGCTGCCGATGAGCGAGACCGCACGCGCTCACGAGATCATCGAGAACCGAGAAGGGTTCGGCAAGGTTGTCGTCAGACCTGACAGCGAGTTATAG
- a CDS encoding MBL fold metallo-hydrolase produces the protein MSGGRQRSETTVSPLAASGPTTDLVLDGTWVLMTAFEVADGVYGIDVEMFDSGVASVYLFDDDDDPTLVDAGIATTAQKIMDGIEACGLSPSELSNLVLSHIHVDHTGAASALVDAVPDLNVYIHESTAPHLVDPSGLVESSKRAMGDHFELIGEQGSVPEENVVGIGDGGTTIDLGSNSLELIYAPGHSPDHFAVWNPERELLFAAECLGLYLKEADQLLPPATLPNFDVDGVAKAIEKLETLDPDRIVFPHFGEWPHDSDEAFETAETELHRYDEWILERYRDTESRDRTKEAVARELLDLSPPYDPVVESFFSTLLTDGYLKYHDII, from the coding sequence GTGTCCGGGGGTCGTCAAAGGTCCGAAACAACAGTATCGCCGCTCGCAGCTTCGGGACCCACAACAGATTTGGTACTCGACGGCACATGGGTTCTCATGACCGCGTTCGAGGTGGCCGATGGAGTGTACGGGATTGATGTCGAAATGTTCGATTCCGGCGTCGCGTCCGTCTATCTCTTCGACGACGATGACGATCCGACGCTCGTCGATGCGGGCATTGCCACCACCGCGCAGAAAATCATGGACGGAATCGAGGCGTGCGGACTCTCACCATCGGAGCTATCGAATCTCGTCCTATCACACATTCACGTTGACCACACCGGTGCCGCGAGCGCGCTTGTCGATGCGGTTCCCGACCTTAACGTGTACATCCACGAATCGACCGCCCCACACCTGGTGGATCCGAGCGGGCTCGTCGAAAGTAGCAAGCGAGCGATGGGTGACCACTTCGAGCTGATCGGCGAGCAGGGATCAGTTCCCGAAGAAAACGTCGTCGGGATCGGAGACGGCGGAACGACGATCGATCTCGGTTCGAACAGCCTCGAGCTGATCTATGCGCCGGGGCACTCCCCGGACCACTTCGCTGTGTGGAACCCCGAACGGGAGCTCCTGTTCGCCGCGGAGTGTCTCGGCCTCTACCTCAAGGAGGCGGACCAGTTGCTCCCGCCGGCCACCCTCCCTAATTTCGACGTCGACGGAGTCGCCAAAGCCATCGAGAAACTCGAGACGCTCGACCCCGATCGGATCGTATTCCCGCACTTCGGCGAGTGGCCGCACGATTCGGACGAGGCGTTCGAAACGGCCGAAACGGAACTCCACCGGTACGACGAGTGGATCCTCGAGCGCTACCGCGATACGGAATCACGTGACCGGACAAAAGAGGCTGTCGCGCGAGAATTGCTCGACCTTTCACCGCCGTATGACCCGGTCGTCGAATCGTTCTTCTCGACTCTCCTCACAGATGGCTATCTCAAGTATCACGATATTATCTGA
- a CDS encoding Zn-ribbon domain-containing OB-fold protein, with amino-acid sequence MTDAREDGYDAFLDALEAGEGYYYECSSGHGTLPPRRACPHCGDRELATATLPSTGEIVTFTLVTVPTPQFKDEAPYITAIATFGPIRLTGIVRGIDRENVEIGREVTVVIERDETTDERTITFRP; translated from the coding sequence ATGACGGACGCTCGCGAAGACGGTTACGATGCATTCCTCGATGCACTCGAGGCCGGCGAGGGATACTACTACGAGTGTTCGAGCGGCCACGGAACGCTGCCGCCCCGCCGCGCCTGTCCACACTGCGGTGATCGCGAACTGGCCACGGCGACGCTGCCGTCGACAGGAGAGATAGTCACCTTCACTCTCGTTACCGTTCCGACGCCCCAGTTCAAAGACGAGGCGCCGTACATCACGGCGATCGCGACGTTCGGCCCAATCAGGTTGACGGGGATCGTACGGGGAATCGATCGGGAAAACGTCGAAATCGGTCGAGAAGTGACCGTCGTGATCGAACGGGACGAAACGACCGACGAACGAACGATCACATTCCGACCGTAA
- a CDS encoding thiolase C-terminal domain-containing protein, with protein MSKAFIAGTGMTAFGTHPRRSGRDMFAEAGLAALEDAGLESEEIDEVFYGNFIGTVSENQGHQGPLVAEAVGTTAPARRVESACASSGLAIRDAVRAVRSGEADVVVAGGMERMSNMGTAGATDGLARAADDLFEVQSGVTFPAAYALMARAYFDTFGGDREDLAHVAVKNHDHALVNDHAHLQEEIAVDDVLDAPEIATPLGLYDACPISDGAAAIVLLSPSYAAERGLDTGVAITGSGHGGDTMALQDRRSLAKTPATREAANEAYTDAGIDPTDIGLVEVHDCFTIAEVLALEGLGMYGYGEALGAARRGETRRGGELPVNLSGGLKAKGHPVGATGAAQIAAVQTLLNGTHPRSDAVDDDVTVGLAHNAGGTVASASVHVLEVMA; from the coding sequence ATGTCAAAAGCGTTCATCGCCGGAACAGGTATGACTGCGTTCGGAACGCACCCTAGGCGATCGGGTCGAGACATGTTCGCAGAGGCCGGACTCGCCGCGCTAGAGGACGCCGGCCTCGAATCCGAGGAGATCGATGAAGTGTTTTACGGCAACTTCATCGGCACGGTCTCGGAGAACCAGGGCCATCAAGGGCCCCTCGTCGCCGAAGCAGTAGGGACGACCGCTCCGGCCAGGCGCGTCGAGAGCGCGTGTGCTTCGAGTGGACTGGCGATTCGGGACGCGGTCCGAGCCGTCCGGTCTGGCGAGGCCGACGTCGTCGTAGCCGGAGGTATGGAACGGATGAGCAACATGGGAACCGCTGGTGCGACCGACGGGCTGGCCCGTGCGGCCGACGATCTCTTCGAGGTTCAATCCGGTGTCACTTTTCCGGCGGCTTACGCGTTGATGGCGCGAGCGTACTTCGATACCTTCGGCGGCGACCGCGAAGATCTCGCACACGTCGCTGTCAAGAACCACGACCACGCGCTCGTCAACGACCACGCGCACCTCCAAGAGGAGATCGCGGTCGACGACGTCCTCGACGCGCCCGAGATCGCGACCCCGCTGGGGCTGTACGACGCCTGTCCCATCAGCGACGGTGCGGCTGCGATCGTGTTGCTGTCGCCGTCGTACGCTGCCGAACGCGGACTCGATACCGGCGTGGCCATCACCGGATCCGGTCACGGCGGCGATACAATGGCGCTGCAAGATCGGCGGTCGTTGGCGAAGACGCCGGCTACGCGAGAGGCCGCCAACGAGGCGTACACCGATGCCGGAATCGATCCAACGGACATTGGTCTCGTTGAAGTTCACGACTGTTTCACGATCGCGGAGGTGCTCGCGCTCGAGGGACTCGGCATGTACGGTTACGGTGAAGCTCTTGGCGCGGCCCGACGTGGCGAGACGCGACGCGGCGGAGAGCTTCCGGTGAACCTCTCAGGCGGTCTCAAGGCGAAAGGTCATCCCGTCGGTGCGACCGGGGCGGCTCAGATCGCGGCCGTCCAAACGCTACTGAACGGGACGCATCCTCGTTCCGACGCCGTGGATGATGACGTGACCGTCGGGCTCGCACACAACGCCGGCGGAACGGTCGCTAGCGCGTCCGTTCACGTGCTGGAGGTGATGGCATGA
- a CDS encoding AMP-binding protein: protein MRATEDPGEFHGDIAKRELHWYVPEEDGWISWEDDAGTWRGFDRDGERIEPDRTESFEPWNTAFDDSNAPLYEWFSGGLTNACFNEVDRHVLSGHGGEAAFHFEGDRWDQSEGGGRGGPVTSETITRRELLVNVVTAAQVLRDLGLEKGDRIALNMPNLLEQIYYTEAAKRLGIVYTPVFGGFSDKTLSDRIAKLGADVLITADGGYRNAEVVSYKEQYADPALDDYLPVGRVHEIVDETLSELDVPADLGASIRDHISEAIAGEITVERADAMRGVGNALAAESQLDPERTSEIRTEIARALVNAGDRLERVVVVEHTGQDIQMHERDAWSADLMSRARESVLEAAREAGFDLDSVDDLYDLSDRDLVRACHAANAPEPVDAEYPLFVIFTSGSTGKPKGVVHVHGGYTAGIAHTMKISFDVVPGEDTVFVVGDPGWITGQSYLISASLSTRTTSVVAEGSPLYPDAGRFTSIIERYNVTVFKAGVTFLKTVMEDEENVSDMRAWSTDSLRVATFCAEPVNPTVQEFGMEEVCERYINSYWATEHGGIVWTHFFGNEDFELRPDAHTYPLPWVFGDVWRKEETESGLEFEAAGYGERGEIMITEPYPYLMRYVWGDLENWDPETWTDQWSGNDERFVDTYWVQKDGEWAYLQGDVAQKYEDGSFSLHGRSDEVINVSGHRMGTEELEAAILKDKQLNPDSPVANAVVVGASHHEKGLTPVAFVQTKPDEELTTDVERRLARHIRDEKGAIAVPEDFIEVDAFPETRSGKYMRRMLAAMLEGDDIGDTTTLKNPDVLEEIRPKAERWQRRQRLQREQDVLEQYRFFTVQYNAVRGTDAKLATVVVDNPPVNALTERALDELNTIAGHLDRREDVGAVMVTGEGSAFVAGADIEQFLEEVHETASARTLSKKAHEAFRKLETLSKPVVAAVNGVALGGGNELQLATHYTVADEHAEFGQPELRLNLIPGYGGTQRLSRVLTDERGREGLRDALTLITNGRSVDAHEALETGFVDEVTTGETARVRAAKLAREYVRTGDGPLADAHEERLSAVESWREPGTFDDSVLEEPSVARNRRQCENTSAGRAKAFDRAVASVRAGLKRGIDAGYETEADSFAEAVVDPEGGKTGIEKFLDGRPEPLPTRPRETPDPREADQLCDAGELLPVGAPFYPGVDEIPEYQFGWATETNHETGEPAHGDPKDAEVEGIYPVEEPGPNEVLLYVLASEVNFNDIWAITGIPVSQFENHDQDYHITGSGGVALVVEMGEAVRDEGRVGIGDLVTIYSGQSDLLSPRMGLDPMYAGFSIQGYEGPNGSHQQFMLAQGPQVHPIPVDATLEEAGSYVLALGTVYRALFTTLEIEPGTTMFVEGAATGTGWESARSATQNGVAVTGLCSTDERAERIESLGSDVGAINRKADRFADIWGPIPADPTKWDEWKEAGGEFVRAFREQHGGRGADYVVSHAGEQSFARSFQLLDEGGKLTFWGASTGYHLTFLGKDGQSTPSEMFDRVDLRADDGVLVYYGTDTGPDDIVDETGLLAIEAARDADARIVVVAYTEEQREFVESLGYGDAVVGSLSIEGLERRDDDFEWPETMPDLPHPQREPEAFKRTVQEYTDTAFKPLGKEIGQHLSDRNNPRGNPDVVFERAGHDALGVSTMLVRPHTGRVVYSEDVGDARYSFYAPQVWMRQRTIHMPTAEILGSHLSNAYEVEQMNAAIDSGSLELTEPELVDWDDLPTAHQQMWDNEHTAEAYVANHALPLEGLQTKEELYQAWGQHGTSVGTTDSRQSESEDGQ from the coding sequence GTGAGGGCCACGGAGGATCCCGGCGAATTTCACGGAGACATCGCCAAGCGAGAACTCCACTGGTACGTTCCAGAGGAGGACGGATGGATCTCATGGGAGGACGACGCGGGAACATGGAGAGGCTTCGATCGCGACGGCGAACGGATCGAGCCCGATCGTACGGAATCGTTCGAACCGTGGAATACCGCGTTCGACGATTCGAACGCACCGCTGTACGAGTGGTTCTCTGGCGGGCTCACCAACGCCTGCTTCAACGAGGTCGATCGGCACGTTCTGTCCGGTCACGGTGGGGAAGCGGCGTTTCACTTCGAGGGCGATCGGTGGGACCAGTCCGAAGGGGGCGGTCGAGGAGGGCCGGTGACCTCCGAAACGATCACGAGACGAGAGTTGCTGGTAAACGTCGTCACCGCCGCGCAGGTGCTTCGCGACCTCGGCCTTGAGAAGGGAGACCGAATCGCACTGAACATGCCGAACCTGCTGGAGCAGATTTACTATACGGAGGCGGCGAAGCGGTTGGGTATCGTCTACACGCCCGTGTTCGGGGGGTTCAGCGATAAGACACTCTCCGATCGGATCGCCAAGCTGGGTGCGGACGTTCTCATCACTGCCGATGGAGGGTATCGAAATGCTGAGGTCGTCTCCTACAAGGAACAGTACGCTGATCCGGCGCTGGACGACTACCTCCCCGTCGGTCGCGTCCACGAAATCGTCGACGAGACCCTCTCGGAACTGGACGTCCCGGCCGATCTCGGCGCGTCCATACGCGACCACATCTCCGAGGCCATCGCCGGGGAGATTACCGTCGAGCGCGCGGACGCAATGCGCGGCGTCGGGAACGCGCTTGCTGCGGAGTCCCAGCTCGACCCTGAGCGGACGTCCGAGATACGGACTGAAATCGCACGCGCGCTCGTCAATGCCGGGGACCGCCTTGAGCGCGTCGTCGTCGTCGAACACACCGGCCAGGATATCCAGATGCACGAGCGGGACGCGTGGTCAGCGGACCTCATGTCGCGAGCGCGCGAGAGCGTTCTTGAGGCCGCTCGTGAGGCTGGTTTCGACCTCGATTCAGTCGACGATCTCTATGATCTCTCAGACCGCGATCTCGTGCGAGCGTGTCACGCGGCGAACGCACCGGAGCCTGTCGACGCCGAGTACCCGTTGTTCGTTATTTTCACGAGTGGATCGACCGGGAAGCCGAAAGGAGTCGTCCACGTTCACGGCGGATACACGGCTGGAATCGCTCACACGATGAAAATCTCGTTCGATGTCGTCCCGGGAGAGGACACTGTTTTCGTCGTCGGGGATCCCGGCTGGATCACCGGTCAGTCGTATCTCATCAGCGCCTCGCTGTCGACCCGTACGACGAGCGTCGTCGCCGAGGGATCGCCGCTGTATCCCGACGCCGGCCGGTTCACGTCCATTATCGAACGCTACAACGTCACCGTGTTCAAAGCCGGCGTCACGTTCTTGAAAACGGTGATGGAAGACGAGGAAAACGTCAGCGATATGCGGGCGTGGTCGACGGACTCCCTTCGGGTAGCGACGTTCTGTGCCGAACCCGTAAATCCGACCGTCCAGGAGTTCGGCATGGAAGAGGTCTGCGAGCGGTACATCAACTCCTACTGGGCGACCGAACACGGTGGAATCGTCTGGACCCACTTTTTCGGAAACGAGGACTTCGAACTGCGACCGGACGCACACACCTACCCGCTACCGTGGGTGTTCGGCGACGTCTGGCGCAAAGAAGAGACCGAGAGCGGCCTGGAGTTCGAGGCGGCCGGGTACGGCGAGCGCGGCGAGATCATGATCACCGAGCCGTATCCCTATCTGATGCGGTACGTCTGGGGCGATCTCGAAAACTGGGATCCCGAAACGTGGACGGACCAGTGGTCCGGGAACGACGAGCGCTTCGTCGATACCTACTGGGTCCAGAAAGACGGGGAGTGGGCCTATCTCCAGGGCGACGTCGCGCAGAAGTACGAGGACGGCTCGTTTTCCCTCCACGGTCGGTCCGACGAAGTGATCAACGTCAGCGGTCACCGGATGGGGACCGAGGAACTCGAGGCCGCGATTCTCAAGGACAAGCAGCTCAATCCGGACTCCCCGGTCGCGAACGCCGTGGTCGTCGGGGCGTCGCACCACGAAAAGGGGCTGACACCGGTCGCATTCGTCCAGACCAAGCCCGACGAAGAACTGACGACGGACGTCGAGCGTCGTCTCGCGCGTCACATCCGTGACGAGAAGGGCGCGATAGCAGTCCCCGAGGACTTCATCGAGGTCGACGCGTTCCCCGAGACTCGATCGGGGAAGTACATGCGACGGATGCTCGCGGCGATGCTCGAAGGGGACGATATTGGCGACACGACGACGCTGAAGAATCCGGATGTCCTCGAGGAGATCCGTCCGAAAGCGGAGCGCTGGCAGCGCCGCCAGCGGCTCCAGCGTGAACAGGACGTGCTCGAGCAGTACCGGTTTTTCACCGTCCAGTACAACGCGGTTCGCGGAACGGACGCAAAGCTAGCGACCGTCGTTGTGGACAACCCGCCGGTCAACGCCCTGACGGAGCGAGCGCTAGACGAACTCAACACCATCGCCGGTCATCTCGACCGTCGCGAGGACGTCGGCGCGGTGATGGTTACCGGCGAGGGAAGTGCCTTTGTCGCTGGTGCCGACATCGAACAGTTCCTAGAGGAGGTACACGAGACGGCGAGCGCCCGGACGCTCTCGAAGAAGGCCCACGAGGCGTTCCGCAAGCTCGAGACGCTCTCGAAGCCCGTTGTCGCCGCGGTCAACGGAGTCGCGCTCGGCGGCGGGAACGAGCTTCAACTCGCGACCCACTACACGGTAGCCGACGAACACGCGGAGTTCGGACAACCGGAACTTAGGCTCAATCTCATTCCCGGATACGGCGGTACGCAGCGTCTTTCGAGGGTGCTAACCGACGAACGGGGACGCGAAGGGCTGCGAGACGCCCTCACACTGATCACGAACGGTCGGTCAGTCGACGCGCACGAAGCGCTCGAGACGGGATTCGTCGACGAGGTAACGACTGGCGAAACCGCTCGCGTCCGTGCCGCGAAACTCGCGCGCGAATACGTCCGAACGGGCGACGGACCGCTGGCCGACGCACACGAGGAGCGTCTGTCCGCCGTCGAGTCGTGGCGCGAACCAGGCACGTTCGACGACTCGGTCCTCGAGGAACCGTCCGTTGCGCGCAATCGACGTCAGTGTGAAAACACGAGCGCCGGCCGCGCGAAAGCGTTCGACCGCGCGGTAGCGTCGGTCCGAGCCGGACTCAAGCGAGGCATCGACGCGGGATACGAGACGGAGGCCGATAGCTTCGCTGAGGCGGTCGTCGACCCCGAGGGAGGGAAGACGGGCATCGAGAAATTCCTCGACGGACGGCCCGAACCGCTCCCGACTCGACCGCGGGAGACGCCCGACCCTCGGGAAGCCGATCAGCTTTGCGACGCGGGCGAGCTGTTACCGGTCGGAGCGCCGTTCTACCCTGGCGTCGACGAAATACCCGAGTACCAGTTCGGCTGGGCCACCGAGACGAATCACGAAACCGGCGAACCCGCTCACGGCGATCCCAAAGACGCGGAGGTCGAGGGGATCTATCCCGTCGAGGAGCCGGGGCCGAACGAGGTCCTGTTGTACGTGCTAGCGAGCGAAGTGAACTTCAACGACATCTGGGCGATCACTGGGATCCCGGTCAGCCAGTTCGAGAACCACGATCAGGACTACCACATCACCGGCAGCGGCGGCGTCGCGCTCGTCGTGGAGATGGGCGAAGCGGTCCGCGACGAAGGGCGGGTCGGCATCGGCGACTTGGTGACGATCTACTCCGGGCAGAGCGACCTCCTCTCGCCGCGGATGGGACTCGATCCCATGTATGCCGGGTTCAGTATTCAGGGGTACGAGGGACCGAACGGGAGCCACCAGCAGTTCATGCTCGCACAGGGTCCGCAGGTCCATCCGATCCCGGTCGACGCGACGCTCGAAGAGGCGGGTTCGTACGTGCTCGCGCTGGGAACCGTCTACCGGGCGCTGTTCACGACGCTCGAGATCGAGCCCGGGACGACGATGTTCGTCGAAGGGGCGGCGACGGGCACCGGCTGGGAATCGGCCCGATCGGCGACGCAAAATGGCGTGGCCGTCACCGGACTCTGCTCGACGGACGAGCGCGCTGAACGGATCGAGTCGTTGGGAAGCGATGTCGGCGCGATAAACCGCAAGGCCGACCGGTTCGCCGACATCTGGGGACCGATCCCCGCTGATCCGACGAAATGGGACGAGTGGAAGGAAGCGGGCGGGGAGTTCGTTCGGGCGTTCCGTGAGCAACACGGCGGGCGCGGCGCCGACTACGTCGTCAGTCACGCCGGCGAACAGTCGTTCGCCCGATCTTTCCAGTTACTCGACGAGGGCGGGAAACTGACGTTCTGGGGCGCATCGACCGGCTACCACCTGACCTTCCTCGGAAAGGACGGTCAGAGCACACCCTCCGAGATGTTCGATCGCGTCGACCTTCGAGCCGACGACGGCGTCCTCGTCTACTACGGCACCGACACCGGTCCCGATGACATCGTCGACGAGACCGGCCTCTTAGCGATCGAGGCGGCCCGAGACGCGGACGCGCGGATCGTCGTCGTCGCGTACACGGAAGAGCAGCGGGAATTCGTCGAAAGCCTCGGATACGGGGACGCGGTGGTCGGATCGCTGAGCATCGAAGGACTGGAGCGGCGGGACGACGACTTCGAGTGGCCGGAGACGATGCCCGACCTGCCGCACCCACAACGGGAGCCGGAGGCGTTCAAACGGACCGTCCAGGAGTACACGGATACCGCATTCAAACCCCTCGGTAAGGAGATCGGCCAACACCTCAGTGACCGAAACAACCCGCGGGGAAACCCCGACGTGGTGTTCGAACGAGCGGGTCATGACGCCCTCGGCGTCTCGACGATGCTCGTCCGGCCACACACCGGTCGTGTCGTCTACAGCGAAGACGTGGGCGACGCACGCTACTCGTTCTACGCGCCGCAGGTCTGGATGCGACAGCGGACGATCCACATGCCCACCGCCGAAATCCTCGGTTCCCACCTGAGCAACGCGTACGAGGTCGAACAGATGAACGCGGCTATCGATAGCGGCTCGCTTGAGTTGACCGAGCCAGAACTCGTCGACTGGGACGACCTTCCGACGGCTCACCAGCAAATGTGGGATAACGAGCACACCGCCGAAGCCTACGTCGCCAATCACGCGCTCCCCCTTGAAGGGCTCCAAACGAAAGAGGAGCTCTATCAGGCATGGGGACAGCACGGGACTTCTGTCGGTACCACCGACTCCCGTCAGTCCGAATCCGAGGACGGACAGTGA